A region of the Callithrix jacchus isolate 240 chromosome 10, calJac240_pri, whole genome shotgun sequence genome:
ACATCTCTATCCTGgtcatctctctttttaaaacaggaaaagagaACCAAGTCACTTGTTGCCCACTCCCAGTTCCCTAAATCAGGGGCAAAACAGAGATGACGGTGTTGCACCTTGTCTGATGTTTCCTGGAAGTTACAATAAGCCACCAATAAAGACTCAACCTATGGCCGTGGTGTAATTGAACTATCTGTGGTTGTGATGTGGAGTCCCCAATTTTAGATACTCACCCTCTCACTAATGGCATGACTGTAggtaattcattaatttttttctgagccaTGCATGAatctttcatttgtaaaatgggatgatTTTAATAAAGGCTACCTCACAATATGGTGGTAAGAATTTAATATGATAATGGGTAAGAAGATGCTTTATAAACTAATACTCTGTAGAAGACATATTGGCTGTTTCTCCTTTACTTTTGCTCTCTTCTTCAAAAGAATTAACCTAACCAAGAGTAGGGCTGCTCTTGGTTAGGTTAATTCATAGTGTGATTTGGAAGATGCTATACCTTTCTCATTCCAACAAACCACCTTGCAGGGCTCAGCCAGGAAAGATGTTGACCTGAAGCTTCCTCTGCAGGGCGCCCTTCACCTCCTTGTTGCGGAGGCTATAGATGAAGGGATTGAGCATGGGAATTATGATGGTGTAGAAGACAGACACTACTTGGCCATTGGTATTGCTGGTAGATCCATGGGGCTGGACATAGGTGAAAACCACGGTACCATAGAAAATAGCAATGGCTAGAAAGTGGGAGGCACAAGTGGAGAGGGCCTTCTCTCTTCCCGCTACTGAGCGCATCCTCCCAATGGCCACCAAGACCAAGCAGTAGGAGGTGAGAATGACTGCAGCAGGCAGAAGGGTGACTAAAGCAGAAAAGACATAGAGGACCACTCTTGCTATGTCTGTGTTGGCACAAGCCAGGTGGAGAAGGGGTGGTATGTCACAGTAGTAGTGTGTTAGCTGGTTGGGCCCACAGAAAGGCAGAGCAAAGACATTTCCAGTCTGGATAGCAGAATTGGCTCCACCAAATGCATAGGAAGCAGCTACTAGCTGGAGACAGGTCCCCCTGGTCATGATAGAACCATAATGGAGGGGTTGGCAGATGGCCATGAAGCGGCCATAGGCCATAGAGGCCAGCAGGAAGCTTTCAGCTGTCACATGTACTACAAAGAAGGCGAGCTGTACCACACAGCCCTCAAAAGAGATGGACTTGTCAGAGACCAGGAAGTTGATCAAGAGCTTGGGTGTGACCACGGAAGAGTAACaaatatcaagaaaaaagagGACACTGAGGAAGAAATACATTGGGCTTTGGAGATTGGAGTCTGTGAAGATGAGTGCCATCATTCCCAAGTTGCCCACCACTGTTATGGCATAGATGAGCAGGATGGCTCCGAAGAGAAGCTCCTGGAGGTCTGGATAATTTGAGAATCCCTGCAAGATGAATTTGGTGACGGGGGTGTGATTGCCACTGGCAAGGGCTAGTTCTGTAGGTGTCATCTGCAGAGGTGACAATTGACAATCACTCAAACAGTATTGCTTGAGCATGTCCACTTCTGTGCAAGGTACAATGAGAAAGAACACagttttagtctgttttgtgttgctattaaggaatacctgaaactgggtaatttataaagaaaaatttattcagctcctgatTCTGCAGGTTGTGCAAACACAGTACCAGCATCTATTCTGGTTAGGAACTCAGGAGGGTTTtactcatggtgaaaggtgaaggggaggcagccatgtcacatggtgagaaaggGAGCAAAAGAGAGGACAGGAGATGCCAGcctcctttaaacaaccagctcttgcatggactaacagagcaagaactcactcctTACCATGGAGGGGGCACTAAGCCATTCACGAGGGATCttcctccatgacccaaacacccctccaggccccacctccaacattggggagatttggaggggacaaacatctaaACTATAGCATTCTTCCTCTGgacccccaaatctcatgttcttctcctgttgcaaaatacaatcatgccttcccaatagtcctccaaagtcttaacttatacCTGCATTAGCTGAAAAGTCCAAAGTctgaagtctcatctgagattcaaggcaagttccttccacctatgggcctgtaaaattaaaaaaatgttacttaCTTCCAAGATACATTAGTGCTAtgggcattgggtaaacatttcattccaaaagggagaaattggtcaaaagaACGGGGTAACAGGTCTCAcacaagtccaaaacccagcaagGCAGACATAAACTTAAAGCCCCACAATAATCCTTGACTCTCTGTCCTGCATCCTAGACACACTGGTGAAAGGGGTGGGCTCCCAGGGCCTTCTGAAGCTGCTGGGTGTGGCCCACATGGCTGTTCTCATGGGTTAGAGCGGCTTTTTCATGCTGGGGTTGCAAGCTGATAGTGGCTTATCCTGGaatctggagggcagtggctctgTTCCTGCAGCTCCACTGGGCTGGGCCCTGGTAGGGACTTTGTGTGGGGGTCCCAAGACCATTTTCCCCCTCAGCACTGCCCTACTAGAGCCTTTCTTCAGTTTGCTGTAATCCACATTCACTGAGTAGGATTTGTATTGGTCACTGGGACTCAGTTTGTTCCAGGGTTCTGGATCTGGCCCAACGAACATCTGGACTGAAAAATGCCAGACACAAGACGTGACATGCTGCTCCAGTACTCCCAGCTCCAATAAACATGAAGCAGGAATTCAAACTCGGATGCTTCTTGGCTTGACTGAGGGTCTGATGGGGCATGTCTTCAGCAGAAGCCTCTGATTTGAAAGGAGAGAACAAGCCTAGCTACTAGGCTCTGGACTAAGCAgtatttctatttactttttcaaTACTTAGTTATCATATTATATTTTGGTGTGGTATTCTGGAAGTTTGCATATGCTGATGAAATGCCTTCCCATGGGATTCAgcatggggctgggcacggtggctcatgcctgtaatcccagcactttgagagactgaggcgggcagatcacaaggtcaggagatcaaaaccaacctggccaacatggtgaaactccacctctactaaaaatacaaaaattagctgggctggtggcatgtgcctataattccagctacttggtaggctgaggcaggataattgcttgaaccagggagttggaggttggagtgagccaagattgcaccactgcactccagcctggtgacagagtgagactccgtctcacaaaaaaaaaaaaaagattcagtgtGGGTTAGAAGCATgcattttttggccaggtgtggtggctcatgcctgtaatccaggaatttgagaggccaaggcaggtgggtgacttgaggtcatgagttggagacaagcctggccaacacagtgaaaccctgtatctactaaaagtacaaaaattagctgggcatggtggtacgtgcttataatcctagctactcaggaggctgaggcaggagaatcacttgaacgcaggaggtaaaggttgcagtgaactgagatcaagccaccgctttccagcctgggtgacagaacaagactccatctcaaaaaaaaaagcaaaaaaaagcattcatttcttttcaaaagtgggagaagggtaACCATGAAGGGGGAGATGAGAGAGAAGTCCAGCATTCTCATCACAGAAGCATTCTCAAGCACATCAGTTTTAGGAAAACGTAGACATGGATGCTGAGTTTTGAAAACTGGTGCCCTGGAAATGGTTTTCCCTATGAACCCTTTGAAGAATCTTCACTTGCCCTCAGGGCTACCAACCTCGTTTGAAGACTATGACTTTAGAAGAACTAGCCAGCTACTGAAACCTCCAGGACCCTGCCTCTGACATtgctgcctctcctccctcccttccagagATGGACGTGTGATGATCTGACTGTAGGAGAATTCTCGAAACATTCCATGCACTCCACAGAATGACCTTCTATTTACTGGAAAggtcagaatatacattcttgaaAGTCAGGATCCTGGTGGTGTGGCAGAATCCTACCACATGATTCAGCCTTGACGTTCAACCTAGCACAGTCAGCCTCTTGGCCTGTACTCCAGTTTCTCCACCCAGATGCCCCGTGTATCCGTTATGCttattcttttctatctttcttagGGGTTTCCTTCTGTTCAAATCTAAATGTCCACAAGTCTCTGATCTACAATGAATattattgcttttcatttttctctggtaGGATGACAGCTCAGTCCCTTAGGCATACACATTCACAAAGTCATActcagcattattattattaaaaaatatttttttgaaacagagtctcactctgactctTGCTGGTTGCCtagcttggagtgcaatggcaccatcttggttcactgcaacctctgcctcctggattcaagagattctcctgcttcagcatcctgagtagctgggactacaggtgcctaccaccacacctggctaatttttgtgtttttagtagacaaggagtttcactatgttggtcaggctaggctcaaactcctgacctcaggggatccatctgtccacctcagcgtccgaaagtggtgggattacaggtgtgaaccaccacacccagccatatttCTAGGCTGAGCTCCTGGAATCCAGCAAATAATGTTTCTTGTTTACCCTCCCATTCCCTCTCTTCTGCTATCTTCCCATGGCCCAGGACTGCATTCCCTCTTAATCCTCCACTGCTCCTATCCCAACTCCAAGATGGCCATTTGATTCCTTCAGGGCACACCTATTAATAATTCTCAATTGTTGTGACCTTGGCAACAGCTTTCCAGGTGTACTCTGAGGTTCTCAAGTGCAGAGTACCTCCAGGTTTCCTCTATTATCCTCATCCCTCAGTCCCTCTAGTCAGcctttcctttccccactgcATCCTCATTTTGTGTGCCGTTATTGTTACCCGACAGTTGCTTTTCACTCACACAGATGTATTTCAAATTGTGTAACAGGGTCTATCAATGTTCCTaagtctttcttcctttctgcatGGAGTTTTGCTTCCCTATCACATTGTAACTTCTGAGAGCAGAGGCTGTTTTAAGCTATATAACAAGCCATCAGTTAGTATCTGAACCACTATTATAATCCGAAACTGTTTGAACAATTGCAGTTGTTCAAAAGTGTTTAAACAATTTTGGTTGTTCAAAGTATTTAAACAACAGCATAAGACACGGCTGTGGCCATTTaagatcttaaaattttttttagagacacacTTGTTCCCATGAAAACGAGTGAAGTTGGGTGGAGCCCACTCTGCAGCAGGAACCCATTGAG
Encoded here:
- the LOC100390659 gene encoding olfactory receptor 5AP2-like, with translation MTPTELALASGNHTPVTKFILQGFSNYPDLQELLFGAILLIYAITVVGNLGMMALIFTDSNLQSPMYFFLSVLFFLDICYSSVVTPKLLINFLVSDKSISFEGCVVQLAFFVVHVTAESFLLASMAYGRFMAICQPLHYGSIMTRGTCLQLVAASYAFGGANSAIQTGNVFALPFCGPNQLTHYYCDIPPLLHLACANTDIARVVLYVFSALVTLLPAAVILTSYCLVLVAIGRMRSVAGREKALSTCASHFLAIAIFYGTVVFTYVQPHGSTSNTNGQVVSVFYTIIIPMLNPFIYSLRNKEVKGALQRKLQVNIFPG
- the LOC144577925 gene encoding LOW QUALITY PROTEIN: cytochrome c oxidase subunit NDUFA4 (The sequence of the model RefSeq protein was modified relative to this genomic sequence to represent the inferred CDS: inserted 2 bases in 1 codon); its protein translation is MPHQTLSQAKKHPSLNSCFMFIGAGSTGAACHVLCLAFFSPDVRWARXPEPWNKLSPSDQYKSYSVNVDYSKLKKGSSRAVLRGKMVLGPPHKVPTRAQPSGAAGTEPLPSRFQDKPLSACNPSMKKPL